One window from the genome of Papilio machaon chromosome 6, ilPapMach1.1, whole genome shotgun sequence encodes:
- the LOC123721056 gene encoding uncharacterized protein LOC123721056 isoform X1, producing MSTDTLERLINRRTNYKGRLKRIYNFVDEQKNHVKIYELKTRQTEMAELYEKYNTTQEDIEMIEQSTKSHEQERASTEEKYFSYAAKISEILKEHELNRSASSCQSVLQPSLKSPVIKIPNLQIPSFDGNLSEWSNFKSLFDGVIDSHEQLTHLQKFQYLKSLLRGEAAGLIDSLTVTEENYQHALSILTKRIQHTCSKNSCSICSKKHHTAIHIDNYSLAKMSGNTAASVGNTQDKLITEKIPESQSKVSTNNLSYNKQASVMHLHSNQVQVYLSTAVIKVQQDNGEWTTCHALLDSGSQVSLITKQLANKLSLPLSNKKGYIIYGVGSDPTHSSQSTIVNIASCNSNYTTALTCVVTEQISTKLPQNYIPLANFKLPKQYELADPTFNVPKAIDLLIGGHLFYSLLLQGSIQLGKNRPTLINTVFGWVVTGEIELTMQSLYHNTVHTSNNLHTSTHADAHFYKHSVISAHLTCEQSCDQLLKRFWEQEELKPSPILTPEHIFCEELYKSTTTRDPTGRFTVKLPIIQDKLDQLGDSYSIAQKCFMSLEKRFTNNPELHKQYSEFIDEYINLGHASYIPASSFSADTQEEIKRFFLPHHAVLKPSSVSTKLRVVFNGSSQSSTSISLNDVLHEGPNIYTDLIDIILRYRTYKYVLSCDLIKMFRNINIDPLHRNLQCILWRASPNDDLKVIRLNTVTYGTRCAPYLAFRTLLELAHQDGHIYPLAAQCILYQTFMDDVHCGTNSLSEARELCNQLISLFKRGGFQLHKWSSNNPQILQDVESNKGQHSPTSLIIGDETSTLGLKYEPATDTFKVNIPSQQCNLHFTKRIVLSIIAKIYDPLGYLSPVTITAKLFMQQLWKESNIIQWDTPLPKHLLQQWLSFYDNIQILKDITIPRYCFSDIPNEIYLVGYCDASLVAYGSCIYIVAHYPNQKPTSNLVISKSKVAPVRTVSLPKLELSSATLLSKLMKKVKLALEVAIKIHSVYYYTDSSIVLNWINSPYKKWEVYVSNRISQILQNSDSNLWHHTRTYDNAADLLTHGVHAKDFNNLSLWWHGPTYLLSPPSDWPCGSAQTKTEVETYLIKVVSPNKNQTVSEYYNDDDLEYFMNIFERFSSFQRLLNTIAQCHRFCHNLKHNHRITGPLTPEELKVSHNFIIKIVQASHFKREILELKSGKTNYTFSNSPLKRLSPFIDSQDSLLRVGGRIKHANIQYNQKYPIILPKCHVTSLIIQRYHIQLFHSGIQNTVSNLRLTYWPIHARVEVKKIVYKCTVCTRYRGQTCRQMMANLPSHRVNLERPFLHIAIDYGGPIYIKSSNLRNAKFIKSYILILVCLSTRCIHIELSTDLTTPSFISCLKRFVARRGICSSILSDNALYFKGADHELHDLYNMFKNETSYSQIMDYTNNLNIKWNFTTPLASHMGGIYESCIKQTKYLLKRKLGNCRMTYEQLSTILCQIEAILNSRPLFATTDNIDSINYISPSHFLIGTTMLDIPEPSLAKISDNRLNIWQKITSIKQQFWKEFYKTYLSELQTRQKWFTDSPNLQVGNIVLIKDENTPPMCWPMGRIIEIYSSKDDHLTRSVLVKTAKGQYKRPIHKLVLLPSQ from the exons ATGTCTACAGACACCCTAGAAAGGTTAATTAACCGTAGAACCAATTATAAAGGACGTCTTAAACGGATTTATAACTTTGTAGATGAACAGAAAAACCACGTGAAAATATACGAGCTAAAGACAAGACAGACAGAAATGGCTGaactttatgaaaaatataatacgacTCAAGAAGATATTGAAATGATTGAACAATCAACGAAATCCCACGAACAAGAGCGAGCTTCCACTGAAGAAAAGTATTTCTCGTATGCAGCAAAGATCTCAGAAATCTTGAAAGAACACGAACTCAACCGCTCTGCATCTTCGTGTCAATCGGTTCTACAACCCAGCTTAAAATCACCAGTTATTAAAATTCCAAATTTACAAATTCCAAGCTTCGATGGAAACCTGTCGGAGTGGTCCAATTTCAAATCGCTATTCGATGGAGTAATCGACTCACATGAGCAACTGACACACCTCCAGAAGTTCCAATACCTGAAGTCATTACTACGCGGGGAAGCTGCAGGTCTCATCGACTCCTTAACAGTTACAGAAGAAAATTATCAACATGCATTAAGTATACTTACTAAGAG GATTCAACATACATGTTCAAAGAACAGCTGCTCTATCTGTTCTAAAAAGCATCATACAGCTATTCATATTGACAATTACTCTTTGGCTAAAATGTCTGGTAATACTGCTGCAAGTGTAGGCAATACACAAGACAAATTAATTACAGAAAAGATACCTGAGTCCCAATCAAAGGTAAGTAccaataatttaagttataacaAACAAGCTTCAGTTATGCATTTACACTCAAACCAAGTTCAAGTTTACCTTTCTACAGCTGTTATTAAAGTTCAGCAAGATAATGGTGAATGGACTACATGTCATGCCTTACTGGATAGCGGAAGCCAAGTATCTCTAATAACAAAACAGCTAGCTAACAAGCTCAGCCTGCCACTTTCTAACAAGAAAGGTTACATTATATATGGTGTAGGTAGCGATCCCACACACTCATCTCAATCAACAATAGTTAATATTGCATCTTGCAACAGCAATTATACCACAGCATTAACTTGTGTAGTTACTgaacaaatttcaacaaagttACCACAGAATTACATACCACTTGCTAACTTCAAGTTACCTAAACAATATGAATTAGCAGATCCCACATTTAATGTTCCAAAGGCCATTGACCTGCTCATTGGTGGACATTTATTCTACTCGCTTCTTCTACAGGGCAGTATACAATTAGGTAAAAATCGTCCCACACTCATAAATACAGTCTTTGGATGGGTAGTGACAGGAGAAATTGAATTAACAATGCAATCTTTATATCATAATACAGTCCACACATCGAACAATCTCCACACTTCAACTCATGCAGACGCACACTTTTACAAACACTCAGTTATATCAGCACATTTAACCTGTGAACAATCTTGTGATCAATTATTAAAACGGTTTTGGGAGCAAGAGGAACTAAAACCTTCCCCAATACTTACACCGGAACACATCTTTTGCGAAGAACTTTACAAAAGCACAACTACTAGAGACCCCACAGGTCGCTTTACAGTAAAACTTCCAATTATACAAGACAAGCTAGATCAGCTAGGTGATTCCTACAGTATCGCTCAAAAGTGCTTTATGTCTTTAGAGAAAAGATTCACTAACAATCCAGAACTTCATAAACAATATTCCGAATTCATTGATGAATACATAAACTTAGGCCATGCATCTTACATACCTGCCTCTTCATTTTCAGCAGACACACAAGAGGAAATCAAAAGGTTCTTTCTGCCTCATCATGCAGTTTTAAAACCAAGTAGTGTTTCAACCAAGTTACGTGTAGTTTTTAATGGAAGCAGTCAGTCATCTACATCTATCTCTCTCAATGACGTCTTACATGAGGGTCCTAACATTTACACagatttaatagacattatattaagatatagaacctataaatatgtactatcatgtgatttaattaaaatgttcagaaatataaacatagaTCCCTTACATCGTAACCTACAATGTATACTATGGAGAGCATCGCCTAACGATGATCTTAAAGTTATTAGACTGAATACAGTCACATATGGGACTAGATGTGCTCCTTATCTAGCATTTAGGACATTACTAGAGCTTGCCCATCAGGATGGTCACATTTATCCATTAGCAGCACAatgcattttatatcaaacatttATGGATGATGTCCATTGTGGAACAAACTCACTCTCTGAAGCTAGAGAACTTTGCAATCAATTAATTTCCCTATTTAAAAGAGGTGGTTTTCAACTACATAAATGGTCATCTAACAATCCTCAGATATTACAAGATGTTGAAAGCAACAAAGGTCAGCATTCACCAACCAGTCTTATTATTGGTGATGAAACTAGTACATTAGGTCTCAAGTATGAACCCGCAACagatacatttaaagttaacattCCCTCTCAGCAATGTaacttacattttactaaaagAATTGTACTCTCAATTATTGCCAAGATATATGACCCACTCGGTTACCTATCACCCGTTACTATCACTGCAAAACTTTTCATGCAACAGCTATGGAAAGAATCCAATATCATACAATGGGATACACCCTTACCCAAACATTTACTTCAACAATGGCTGTCCTTCTATGATAATATTCagatattaaaagatattactATTCCTAGATATTGTTTCTCAGATATACCAAATGAAATTTACTTAGTAGGATATTGTGATGCCTCACTAGTTGCTTATGGCTCATGTATCTACATTGTAGCACATTATCCTAATCAAAAGCCAActtctaatttagttattaGCAAAAGCAAAGTTGCCCCTGTACGCACAGTCAGCTTACCAAAATTAGAACTTTCTAGCGCTACACTACTctcaaaattaatgaaaaaagtcAAACTTGCCTTAGAGGTagctattaaaatacattctgTATACTATTACACAGATTCaagtatagttttaaattggaTAAACTCACCCTACAAAAAATGGGAAGTTTATGTATCAAATAGAATctcacaaatattacaaaactcAGATTCTAATTTGTGGCATCATACTAGAACTTATGACAATGCTGCAGACTTACTTACTCATGGCGTACACgctaaagattttaataatttatcactaTGGTGGCACGGTCCGACATACTTGCTCTCACCACCTAGTGACTGGCCATGCGGTAGTGCTCAGACAAAAACCGAAGTAGAAACCTATCTCATTAAAGTAGTAAGCcctaataaaaatcaaactgTCTCAGAATattataatgatgatgacttAGAATACTTTATGAACATATTTGAAAGATTTTCAAGTTTTCAAAGATTATTAAACACAATTGCTCAGTGTCACAGATTTTGTCATAATCTCAAACACAATCATAGAATCACAGGTCCTCTCACACCTGAAGAATTAAAAGTTAGTCATAACTTCATAATCAAGATTGTACAAGCATCTCActttaaaagagaaatattaGAACTAAAGTCAGGTAAAACTAATTATACCTTTTCAAATAGTCCACTCAAAAGACTATCCCCATTTATAGACAGTCAAGACTCTCTATTAAGAGTAGGTGGTAGAATTAAACATGCAAACATTCAATATAATCAGAAATATCCTATAATATTACCCAAGTGCCATGTCACATCTCTCATCATACAAAGGTATCACATACAACTCTTTCACTCAGGCATTCAGAACACAGTCTCAAACTTAAGACTTACATATTGGCCTATCCATGCTAGAGTTGAAGTTAAGAAAATTGTCTACAAGTGCACAGTATGTACCAGATATCGTGGTCAAACCTGTAGGCAAATGATGGCTAACCTACCATCTCATAGAGTCAATTTAGAAAGACCATTCTTACACATAGCAATAGACTATGGAGGTCCaatatacattaaaagttCAAATCTACGCAATgctaaatttataaagagCTACATATTAATACTAGTCTGTCTATCAACTAGATGCATACATATTGAATTATCAACTGATCTTACAACACCATCATTTATCTCATGCCTAAAAAGATTTGTTGCTCGTAGAGGTATCTGCAGCAGCATTTTATCCGACAATGCTTTATATTTCAAAGGTGCAGATCATGAACTACATGACCTGTATAATATGTTCAAAAATGAGACATCTTACAGTCAGATTATGGATTATACTAACAATCTAAATATAAAGTGGAATTTCACCACACCTCTCGCTAGTCATATGGGAGGAATCTATGAGTCTTGCATTaaacaaactaaatatttactcAAAAGAAAATTAGGTAATTGTAGGATGACCTATGAACAATTGTCTACCATACTTTGTCAAATCGaagcaatattaaattcaagacCATTATTTGCAACTACTGATAATAtagattcaattaattatataagtcCAAGTCATTTTCTTATTGGCACAACAATGTTAGATATACCAGAGCCCAGTCTAGCTAAAATTTCAGACAATAGACTTAATATTTGGCAAAAGATTACATCAATTAAACAGCAATTCTGGaaagaattttacaaaacatatttgtcTGAACTTCAAACTAGACAAAAGTGGTTTACAGACTCTCCTAATTTACAAGTAGGAAATATAGTTCTTATTAAAGATGAAAACACTCCGCCAATGTGTTGGCCCATGGGGAGAATTATCGAGATTTATAGTTCAAAAGATGACCACCTAACCCGGTCAGTCTTGGTCAAAACTGCTAAGGGACAGTACAAGCGCCCTATACATAAACTTGTCTTATTACCATCTCAGTAA
- the LOC123721056 gene encoding uncharacterized protein LOC123721056 isoform X2, with protein sequence MFRNINIDPLHRNLQCILWRASPNDDLKVIRLNTVTYGTRCAPYLAFRTLLELAHQDGHIYPLAAQCILYQTFMDDVHCGTNSLSEARELCNQLISLFKRGGFQLHKWSSNNPQILQDVESNKGQHSPTSLIIGDETSTLGLKYEPATDTFKVNIPSQQCNLHFTKRIVLSIIAKIYDPLGYLSPVTITAKLFMQQLWKESNIIQWDTPLPKHLLQQWLSFYDNIQILKDITIPRYCFSDIPNEIYLVGYCDASLVAYGSCIYIVAHYPNQKPTSNLVISKSKVAPVRTVSLPKLELSSATLLSKLMKKVKLALEVAIKIHSVYYYTDSSIVLNWINSPYKKWEVYVSNRISQILQNSDSNLWHHTRTYDNAADLLTHGVHAKDFNNLSLWWHGPTYLLSPPSDWPCGSAQTKTEVETYLIKVVSPNKNQTVSEYYNDDDLEYFMNIFERFSSFQRLLNTIAQCHRFCHNLKHNHRITGPLTPEELKVSHNFIIKIVQASHFKREILELKSGKTNYTFSNSPLKRLSPFIDSQDSLLRVGGRIKHANIQYNQKYPIILPKCHVTSLIIQRYHIQLFHSGIQNTVSNLRLTYWPIHARVEVKKIVYKCTVCTRYRGQTCRQMMANLPSHRVNLERPFLHIAIDYGGPIYIKSSNLRNAKFIKSYILILVCLSTRCIHIELSTDLTTPSFISCLKRFVARRGICSSILSDNALYFKGADHELHDLYNMFKNETSYSQIMDYTNNLNIKWNFTTPLASHMGGIYESCIKQTKYLLKRKLGNCRMTYEQLSTILCQIEAILNSRPLFATTDNIDSINYISPSHFLIGTTMLDIPEPSLAKISDNRLNIWQKITSIKQQFWKEFYKTYLSELQTRQKWFTDSPNLQVGNIVLIKDENTPPMCWPMGRIIEIYSSKDDHLTRSVLVKTAKGQYKRPIHKLVLLPSQ encoded by the coding sequence atgttcagaaatataaacatagaTCCCTTACATCGTAACCTACAATGTATACTATGGAGAGCATCGCCTAACGATGATCTTAAAGTTATTAGACTGAATACAGTCACATATGGGACTAGATGTGCTCCTTATCTAGCATTTAGGACATTACTAGAGCTTGCCCATCAGGATGGTCACATTTATCCATTAGCAGCACAatgcattttatatcaaacatttATGGATGATGTCCATTGTGGAACAAACTCACTCTCTGAAGCTAGAGAACTTTGCAATCAATTAATTTCCCTATTTAAAAGAGGTGGTTTTCAACTACATAAATGGTCATCTAACAATCCTCAGATATTACAAGATGTTGAAAGCAACAAAGGTCAGCATTCACCAACCAGTCTTATTATTGGTGATGAAACTAGTACATTAGGTCTCAAGTATGAACCCGCAACagatacatttaaagttaacattCCCTCTCAGCAATGTaacttacattttactaaaagAATTGTACTCTCAATTATTGCCAAGATATATGACCCACTCGGTTACCTATCACCCGTTACTATCACTGCAAAACTTTTCATGCAACAGCTATGGAAAGAATCCAATATCATACAATGGGATACACCCTTACCCAAACATTTACTTCAACAATGGCTGTCCTTCTATGATAATATTCagatattaaaagatattactATTCCTAGATATTGTTTCTCAGATATACCAAATGAAATTTACTTAGTAGGATATTGTGATGCCTCACTAGTTGCTTATGGCTCATGTATCTACATTGTAGCACATTATCCTAATCAAAAGCCAActtctaatttagttattaGCAAAAGCAAAGTTGCCCCTGTACGCACAGTCAGCTTACCAAAATTAGAACTTTCTAGCGCTACACTACTctcaaaattaatgaaaaaagtcAAACTTGCCTTAGAGGTagctattaaaatacattctgTATACTATTACACAGATTCaagtatagttttaaattggaTAAACTCACCCTACAAAAAATGGGAAGTTTATGTATCAAATAGAATctcacaaatattacaaaactcAGATTCTAATTTGTGGCATCATACTAGAACTTATGACAATGCTGCAGACTTACTTACTCATGGCGTACACgctaaagattttaataatttatcactaTGGTGGCACGGTCCGACATACTTGCTCTCACCACCTAGTGACTGGCCATGCGGTAGTGCTCAGACAAAAACCGAAGTAGAAACCTATCTCATTAAAGTAGTAAGCcctaataaaaatcaaactgTCTCAGAATattataatgatgatgacttAGAATACTTTATGAACATATTTGAAAGATTTTCAAGTTTTCAAAGATTATTAAACACAATTGCTCAGTGTCACAGATTTTGTCATAATCTCAAACACAATCATAGAATCACAGGTCCTCTCACACCTGAAGAATTAAAAGTTAGTCATAACTTCATAATCAAGATTGTACAAGCATCTCActttaaaagagaaatattaGAACTAAAGTCAGGTAAAACTAATTATACCTTTTCAAATAGTCCACTCAAAAGACTATCCCCATTTATAGACAGTCAAGACTCTCTATTAAGAGTAGGTGGTAGAATTAAACATGCAAACATTCAATATAATCAGAAATATCCTATAATATTACCCAAGTGCCATGTCACATCTCTCATCATACAAAGGTATCACATACAACTCTTTCACTCAGGCATTCAGAACACAGTCTCAAACTTAAGACTTACATATTGGCCTATCCATGCTAGAGTTGAAGTTAAGAAAATTGTCTACAAGTGCACAGTATGTACCAGATATCGTGGTCAAACCTGTAGGCAAATGATGGCTAACCTACCATCTCATAGAGTCAATTTAGAAAGACCATTCTTACACATAGCAATAGACTATGGAGGTCCaatatacattaaaagttCAAATCTACGCAATgctaaatttataaagagCTACATATTAATACTAGTCTGTCTATCAACTAGATGCATACATATTGAATTATCAACTGATCTTACAACACCATCATTTATCTCATGCCTAAAAAGATTTGTTGCTCGTAGAGGTATCTGCAGCAGCATTTTATCCGACAATGCTTTATATTTCAAAGGTGCAGATCATGAACTACATGACCTGTATAATATGTTCAAAAATGAGACATCTTACAGTCAGATTATGGATTATACTAACAATCTAAATATAAAGTGGAATTTCACCACACCTCTCGCTAGTCATATGGGAGGAATCTATGAGTCTTGCATTaaacaaactaaatatttactcAAAAGAAAATTAGGTAATTGTAGGATGACCTATGAACAATTGTCTACCATACTTTGTCAAATCGaagcaatattaaattcaagacCATTATTTGCAACTACTGATAATAtagattcaattaattatataagtcCAAGTCATTTTCTTATTGGCACAACAATGTTAGATATACCAGAGCCCAGTCTAGCTAAAATTTCAGACAATAGACTTAATATTTGGCAAAAGATTACATCAATTAAACAGCAATTCTGGaaagaattttacaaaacatatttgtcTGAACTTCAAACTAGACAAAAGTGGTTTACAGACTCTCCTAATTTACAAGTAGGAAATATAGTTCTTATTAAAGATGAAAACACTCCGCCAATGTGTTGGCCCATGGGGAGAATTATCGAGATTTATAGTTCAAAAGATGACCACCTAACCCGGTCAGTCTTGGTCAAAACTGCTAAGGGACAGTACAAGCGCCCTATACATAAACTTGTCTTATTACCATCTCAGTAA
- the LOC123721056 gene encoding uncharacterized protein LOC123721056 isoform X4, producing MSTDTLERLINRRTNYKGRLKRIYNFVDEQKNHVKIYELKTRQTEMAELYEKYNTTQEDIEMIEQSTKSHEQERASTEEKYFSYAAKISEILKEHELNRSASSCQSVLQPSLKSPVIKIPNLQIPSFDGNLSEWSNFKSLFDGVIDSHEQLTHLQKFQYLKSLLRGEAAGLIDSLTVTEENYQHALSILTKRIQHTCSKNSCSICSKKHHTAIHIDNYSLAKMSGNTAASVGNTQDKLITEKIPESQSKTHKRKSKGSFCLIMQF from the exons ATGTCTACAGACACCCTAGAAAGGTTAATTAACCGTAGAACCAATTATAAAGGACGTCTTAAACGGATTTATAACTTTGTAGATGAACAGAAAAACCACGTGAAAATATACGAGCTAAAGACAAGACAGACAGAAATGGCTGaactttatgaaaaatataatacgacTCAAGAAGATATTGAAATGATTGAACAATCAACGAAATCCCACGAACAAGAGCGAGCTTCCACTGAAGAAAAGTATTTCTCGTATGCAGCAAAGATCTCAGAAATCTTGAAAGAACACGAACTCAACCGCTCTGCATCTTCGTGTCAATCGGTTCTACAACCCAGCTTAAAATCACCAGTTATTAAAATTCCAAATTTACAAATTCCAAGCTTCGATGGAAACCTGTCGGAGTGGTCCAATTTCAAATCGCTATTCGATGGAGTAATCGACTCACATGAGCAACTGACACACCTCCAGAAGTTCCAATACCTGAAGTCATTACTACGCGGGGAAGCTGCAGGTCTCATCGACTCCTTAACAGTTACAGAAGAAAATTATCAACATGCATTAAGTATACTTACTAAGAG GATTCAACATACATGTTCAAAGAACAGCTGCTCTATCTGTTCTAAAAAGCATCATACAGCTATTCATATTGACAATTACTCTTTGGCTAAAATGTCTGGTAATACTGCTGCAAGTGTAGGCAATACACAAGACAAATTAATTACAGAAAAGATACCTGAGTCCCAATCAAAG ACACACAAGAGGAAATCAAAAGGTTCTTTCTGCCTCATCATGCAGTTTTAA
- the LOC123721056 gene encoding uncharacterized protein LOC123721056 isoform X3 — protein MSTDTLERLINRRTNYKGRLKRIYNFVDEQKNHVKIYELKTRQTEMAELYEKYNTTQEDIEMIEQSTKSHEQERASTEEKYFSYAAKISEILKEHELNRSASSCQSVLQPSLKSPVIKIPNLQIPSFDGNLSEWSNFKSLFDGVIDSHEQLTHLQKFQYLKSLLRGEAAGLIDSLTVTEENYQHALSILTKRIQHTCSKNSCSICSKKHHTAIHIDNYSLAKMSGNTAASVGNTQDKLITEKIPESQSKQTHKRKSKGSFCLIMQF, from the exons ATGTCTACAGACACCCTAGAAAGGTTAATTAACCGTAGAACCAATTATAAAGGACGTCTTAAACGGATTTATAACTTTGTAGATGAACAGAAAAACCACGTGAAAATATACGAGCTAAAGACAAGACAGACAGAAATGGCTGaactttatgaaaaatataatacgacTCAAGAAGATATTGAAATGATTGAACAATCAACGAAATCCCACGAACAAGAGCGAGCTTCCACTGAAGAAAAGTATTTCTCGTATGCAGCAAAGATCTCAGAAATCTTGAAAGAACACGAACTCAACCGCTCTGCATCTTCGTGTCAATCGGTTCTACAACCCAGCTTAAAATCACCAGTTATTAAAATTCCAAATTTACAAATTCCAAGCTTCGATGGAAACCTGTCGGAGTGGTCCAATTTCAAATCGCTATTCGATGGAGTAATCGACTCACATGAGCAACTGACACACCTCCAGAAGTTCCAATACCTGAAGTCATTACTACGCGGGGAAGCTGCAGGTCTCATCGACTCCTTAACAGTTACAGAAGAAAATTATCAACATGCATTAAGTATACTTACTAAGAG GATTCAACATACATGTTCAAAGAACAGCTGCTCTATCTGTTCTAAAAAGCATCATACAGCTATTCATATTGACAATTACTCTTTGGCTAAAATGTCTGGTAATACTGCTGCAAGTGTAGGCAATACACAAGACAAATTAATTACAGAAAAGATACCTGAGTCCCAATCAAAG CAGACACACAAGAGGAAATCAAAAGGTTCTTTCTGCCTCATCATGCAGTTTTAA